GGGCCAGCGGGACGTCGGCCAGCTCGGCCTGCACGTCCCCGGTGAGCAGCCGCCCCGGCTCCGCACCCACGTCGAGGCCCGCGTCGGCGTCCGCCGCGAGCGCGGCCCGCTCGGCGGCGGGCAGCGCGGGGTCCAGCACCACCGGGACGACGCCGGTGCGCAGCGCGCCCAGGACGACGGCCAGCAGCGCCGGCGAGGCGGCCGCGGACACCAGCAGCCGGTCGCCCGGCACCAGCCCCGCCGCGCACAGGGCGGCCGCGGCCCGCCGCTGGTCGCGCTCGCTGTCCGCGGCCCGCACCACCGCCACGGTCACGGCAGGGACACCCGGTCGCCGTCCAGCACCGCGTGCCCCTCCGCGGCGAGCTTGGCCAGCGTCGCCCGGGTCGACTGGGCCGCCGCCGGCCACAGCTCCCGCGGCACGTCGGCGTACACGTCGGCCACCAGCGCGTCGACGGTCCCGCCGCCGCGCACCACCGCGGCGAGCAGCTGCTGCTCCCGGAACGCCCGGTGGGCCAGGTAGAAGTCCAGCACCGCGCCGGGGTCCTCGGTCAGCTCCGGTCCGTGTCCGCAGTACAGCGCGCTGGGCCCCAGGTCGTGCACCCGGCGCAACGACGCCAGGTAGGCCAGCACGTCGCCCTCGGGGTGGGTCACCACCGACGTCCCGCGGCCCAGCACGTGGTCGCCGACGAGGACCGCGCCGGACTCCAGCCGGAAGGCCAGGTGGTCGGCGGTGTGCCCGGGCGTGGGGACGACGTCCAGCGCCGTCCCGGCCAGGGTCAGCCGCTCCCCCGCCGCCAGGACCCGCCCGCCCGGACCGGCCACCCGGGCGTCGGCGGCCCCGACCTCCGCCCCGAACCGCTGCCCCCACGGGAGCGCCGCCTCCGCGTGGTCGCCGTGGTGGTGGGTGACCAGGACCGCGACGCAGCGGGCGTCGCGCGCAGCCAGCGCCGCGTCCACCGCAGCCAGGTGCGCCGGGTCGTCCGGGCCCGGGTCGACCAGCACGGCCTGCCCGCTGCCCGGGGCGCCGACGAGGTAGCTGTTGGTGCCGTCCAGCGTCATCGGCGAGGGGTTGGGCGCCAGCACCCGGGTGACCAGCGGCTCGAGGTCCGCCGTCCGCGGCATCATCCCCGGCGCGGGGAGCTGCCAGGTGCTGCGGGGGTCCTCCGGGGTCCTCACGCCCGGCACGGTAACTGCTGTCCGCGTGGTGACGGCCTGGAACGGCCACTCCTCAGGGACCCTCCGCCTGCGCGTGCGAGGCGTGGGGGGAGGGGTGGTCCTCCTAACAGCCGCTGATGCTCGCCCCGCGGGCGCGCAGCCACGGCACCGGGTCGACCTGGCCGCCGTGCAGCGCCCCGCCGGGGTGCACCTCGAAGTGCAGGTGCGGGCCGGTGGACTGGCCGCGGTTGCCGACCGTGGCGATCCGCTCGCCGGCGACCACCCGCTCGCCGGCGCTGACGAAGTACTCGTTGACGTGCCCGTAGACGGTGATCGCGCCGTCGTCCCCGCGGATGTAGACCGCGTAGCCGAAGCCGGTGGCCGTGCCGGCCCGGGCGACGACGCCGGAGTGCGCGGCGTAGATCGGCGTGCCGATGGGGGCGGCGATGTCCACGCCGCCGTGCAGGGTGCCCCAGCGCATGCCGTAGCAGCTGGAGGTGCGACCCGAGGTCGGCGTGACGTAGGGGCCCGAGCCGCCGGAGGACGACGACGAGGACGAGGACGACGACGAGGACGACGACGACGAGCTGCCGGAGCCGGAGCTCTGGCTGCGGGCCGCGGCGCGGGCGGCGGCGGCCGCGGCGGCCGCCTCCTGCTCGGCGCGGCGGGCTGCCTCGGCGGCTGCCGCCTCCTCGGCGGCCTTCTGCGCCTGCCACTCCTCGAACGCGTTGCGGGCGCCCTGCAGGCGCAGCAGCTCGATCTCCGCGGCCTGCAGCTGGGCCTCGTAGTCGGCCTTCTGCGCGGAGACCTGGTCGTAGGCGGCGCGCTGGGCGGACAGCTGCCGGTCGGCCTCGGCCTTGGCGGCGGCCGCGGCGGCCTCGGCCTGGGCGGTCTTGTCGCGGGCGGCGCGGGCCGCGGAGTCGGCGTTGGCCTGCTGCACCTGGGCGATCTCGAGCTGGCCGAGCACGTCGAGGTGGTTGGCCGAGACGTAGTCCAGCATCGCGGCGGTCTGCACCAGCTCGGCCGGCCCGTCGGCGTCCAGCAACGCGGCGGCCGTGGACAGGGTGTTGCCGTTCATGTAGCTGTCGCGGGAGAAGCCGGCGATGCGGGCCATGGCCGCGTCCACGGCGGCGACCGCGGCCTCCAGCTCCAGCGCCGTCCGCGCGGCCTCGGCCTGCGCCTGGACCAGCGCCTCCTCGGCGGCCAGGTAGGCGGTGCCGGCGGCCTCGGCCTGGTAGGCGTAGCGCTCCAGCTCCGACTCCGCCTGGGCCACCAGGGCCCCGATCCGGCCGACCTCCGCGGCGGCGGCGTCCTGCGACGACTGCGCCTCACCGAGCTGCTCGTCGGTGGGGTTGGGGGGCTCGGGGGCGGCGCTCACCGGAGCGGCGCCGGTGAGCACGACCGTCGCGGTGACGACGCCGGCGAGCACGCCCTGCACCACCCGTGCGCCCGGGCGGCGGTGTGCGACCGGGACGGTCGCGCGCGAGCGCCGGTGAGGACGGCTGTGCAGCATGTCGCTCCCAGGGGAAGGGGTGCGTCGGTGGGCGGACCGAGCGTGACAGCGTCACTCCGGTCCCGTCGGTTCCCACGCGGCACGGCTGTCCCACCGGGCACACGGGGCCCCTGCCCCACTCCTGTCCCTCCTGTTGTCGTCACCCGAGTGGGTGACCTTGAGGGGTGGCCGCGTCCTTTCTACCCCGCCGGCCTGCCCAGCTCACCGGCGAGCCGGTCCAGCTCGGACCCGCCGGACATCAACCGGGTGAGCTCCTCGACGCTGACCTCGCCCTTCGCGAGGTCCCCCAGACCGCGACCCCGCCCGAGCAGCAGGAACCGGTCACCGACCGGGTGCGCGTGGTGCGGGTTGTGGGTGATGAACACCACGCCGACCCCGCGGTCGCGGGCCTGGGCGATGTAGCGCAGCACGATGCCGGCCTGCTTGACGCCCAGCGCCGACGTCGGCTCGTCGAGGATCAGCACCCGGGCGCCGAAGTGGACGGCGCGGGCGATGGCGACCGACTGCCGCTCGCCGCCGGAGAGGGTGCCGACCGGCTGGTCGGGGTCGCGGATGTCGATGCCCATCGCCAGCAGCTCGCGGCGGGTGACCTCCCGGGCGTGGGCGGTGTCGAAGCGGCGGAACGGGCCACGGCCGCGCGTGGGCTCCGCACCCAGGAAGAAGTTCCGCCAGATCGCCATCAGCGGGATCATCGCCAGGTCCTGGTAGACCGTGGCGATCCCGGCGTCCAGGGCGTCGCGCGGCGCGCTGAACTGCACGGGGACGCCGTCGAGCAGCAGCTGACCGCGGTCGGGCCGGTGCACGCCGGCGAGCACCTTGATCAGCGTGGACTTGCCCGCGCCGTTGTCGCCGAGCACGCAGGTGACCTCGCCGGCCCGCACCGTGGTGCTGACGCCGTCGAGGGCGATGACCGCGCCGAAGTCCTTGCCGACGTCCCGCAGCTCCACCAGCGGCGGGTTCACCTGCGGGCCGCCTCGGCGTAGCGGCGGACCGCCCGGTTGGCCAGCACGGCGAGCAGCAGCATCGCGCCGAGGAAGAAGTAGAACCAGTCGGCGTCCCACCGCAGGTAGACGATGCCGAGCTGGGTCATGCCGAACACCAGCGCGCCCAGCGAGGCGCCGACCGCCGAGCCGAACCCGCCGGTCAGCAGGCACCCGCCGATGACCGCGGCGACGATGTAGATGAGCTCCTGGCCGATGCCGGTGTTGGCCTGCACCGAGGTCAGCCGGACGGCCAGCGTGGTGCCGACGAACCAGGCCGCGACCGCCGTGGTCATGAACAGCGTGATGGTGGTCCGCCGCGCCGGGACGCCGACGTTGCGGGCCGCCACCTCGTCGCCGCCGGTGGCGAAGACCCAGTTGCCGAAGCGGGTGCGCAGCAGCACCCAGGTGGCCAGCGCGGTGGCCAGCAGCCACCACACGATCGCGATGCGGAACTCCACGCCGGCGAGCTCCACGCGGGAGGCGAACACCCACTCCGCGCCGCCGTAGCCGGGTGCCTCCGCGATCCCCCCGGCCGACACGGTGCCGGTGAACGTCTTGGTCAGCCCCAGGTTCAGGCCCTGCAGCATGAGGAAGCTGCCCAGCGTGATGATGAAGCTGGGCAGCCCGGTGCGGGTGACCAGCCAGCCGTTGCAGAAGCCCAGCGCGAGGGCCAGCACCAGCGCGACGGCGATGGCCACCCAGATGTTCTGGTCCAGCTCGGTGGCCACGATCCCGACGGTCAGTGCCGTCGTCCCGGTCATGACGCCGGCCGACAGGTCGAAGTGCCCGCCGATCATCAGCAGGGCCACCGCGACGGCCATGATGCCCAGCGTCGAGGCCGGGTCCAGCCAGTTGGCCACACCGCCCAGGGACCGGAACACCGACGACTGGGCGGCGAAGAACACGAACACCGCCACGGCCCCGACGAGCGCGCCCAGCTCGGGGCGGACCAGCAGGCGGCGCAGCGGGCCGACGGCGGCGACCCGCTCGTCGGCCCGCTCCGGGGCCCGCGTCGCGGTGCTCAGCGGGTCCCGGCCGAGGCCAGGTCGGCGATCGCGTCGACGGTGCCGGCGTCGACGATGGCCGGGCCGGTCAGCACCGGCTGCCCCCCGCCGACGGTGTTCAGGTTCTCCGCGTACAGCTTGACCATCGACACCGGCAGGTAGCCCTGCAGGTACTGCTGCTGGTCGACGGCGAACGCGACGTCCCCGGCCTGGATGCCCGCGATGACGTCCTGGTCGAGGTCGAAGGTGGCCACCCGCGCCTCCGAGCCGGCGGCGGCGACCGCGTCCACCGCCACGCCGGCCACCGCGGAGTTCAGCGCGAGAACGCCGTCGATGGACGGGTCGGCCTGCAGCTGCGAGGTGATCGTGGACTGCGCTCCGGGCAGGTCGTTGACGTCCACCTGCAGCGGGGTGAGCGGCCGGCCCAGGCCCTCGGCGGCACCGGCGCAGCGCTGTTCCAGGCCGATGTTGCCGGCCTCGTGGACGACGCACAGCACGTTCTGCGTGCCGTCGGCGGCCAGCCGCTCACCCGCCCCCCGGCCGGCCACCGTCTCGTCCTGGCCGACGTGGCCGATGGCGCCGAACTCCGTGGACCGGTCGCCGCCGGAGTTGACCGTGACCACCGGGATGCCGGCCCGGACCGCGGCGGTGACGGAGTCCTCCAGCGCGTCGGGGTTGGCCATCGAGACGACGATGCCGTCGACGCCGGAGTTGACCGCGGCGTCGACCAGCTGGGACTGCCGCTGCGGGTCGCCGTCGCTCTGGTAGTCGACGGCGACGCCGAGGTCCTCCCCGGCCGCCTCGGCGCCGTTCTGCACGACGTCCCAGAACGCGTCGCCGGCCGAACCGTGCGTGACCACCGCGACGCTCAGCTCGCCGCCGCCGCCGCCCCCGCCGCCGGCACCCGTGCCGCCGCCGTCCGGGGCTGCGCCGCCGTCCCCGCCGTCGCCGGTGGTGCAGGCGGCGAGCAGCAGGGGCGCGGCGAGCACGAGCGCCAGCAGTCGCTTCGGTTCGGCCATGTGCGGTGTCCTCCCGGGAGTGCAGCGCCGGTGTCCGGCCCCAGGATCATGCCCGCCCCCTCCGACGGGCAGGCGTCCCGGGCACCCGGACGGGCGAGCCGCCGCGCCCTAGGCTCCTGCCGTGGACGTACTCCGCTCCGGTCACGAACAGGTCGTCTTCTGCTCCGACCCGGCCTCCGGGCTGCGGGCGGTGATCGCGATCCACTCCACGGCGCTGGGGCCGGCGCTGGGCGGCACCCGCTTCCACCCCTACGCCGACGAGGACGCCGCCGTCGCCGACGCGCTCGCCCTGTCCCGGGCCATGACCTACAAGAACAGCCTGGCCGGCCTGGACCTCGGCGGCGGCAAGGCCGTCATCATCGGGGACCCGCACACCGACAAGACCGAGGCGCTGCTGCGCGCCTACGGCCGGTTCGTGGAGTCCCTCGGCGGGCGGTACCTGACCGCCTGCGACGTCGGCACGTACAACGCCGACCTCGACGTCGTCGCCCGGGAGACCCGCTTCGCGCACGGCCGGTCCACCGCCCACGGCGGCTGCGGGGACTCCTCGGTGCTCACCGCCCACGGCGTCTTCCAGGGCATGCGGGCGGCCGCGCAGCACCGCTGGGGCAAGCCGTCGCTGGCCGGGCGCACCGTCGGCGTGGCCGGGGTGGGCAAGGTGGGCAGCTGGCTGGTCGACCGGCTGGTCGAGGACGGCGCCGACGTGGTGGTCACCGACGTGGACGCCGGCGCGGTGGAGCGGGTGCTGGCCCGCCACCCCGGCGTGGACGCGGTCTCCGACACCGCCACGCTGGTGCGCACCCCCAGCGACGTCTACGCCCCCTGCGCCCTGGGCGGCGCTCTGGACGACGCGACGGTCGCCGAGCTGGAGGCCGAGATCGTCTGCGGCGGGGCCAACAACCAGCTCGCGCACGCCGGCACCGCCGACGAGCTGCTGCGCCGCGGCGTCCTCTACGCCCCCGACTACCTGGTCAACGCCGGCGGCGTCATCCAGGTGGAGGACGAGCGGCACGGCTTCTCCTTCGCGCGGGCCGAGGCCCGGGCCACCGGGATCTTCGACGTCGCGCTGCGGGTGTTCCGGGCCGCCGACGACGCCGGCGTCTCCCCCGCCGTGGCCGCCGACCGGCTGGCCGAGGAGCGGATCGCCTCGGTCGGCCGGCTGGCCACCATCCGGCTGCCCCGCTGAGCGAGCACCTCTCCCCCACGTCCGGGTGGCGCACCGGACGGGGCTGTGTGCCGGTCGTCGGTCCGTGTCGTAAGCTCGCTCGGGACAGAGTCACTCAGTCGGGGTCGCCACGCGGGCCGTCCAGCCCGGAGCTGGGCTCCCGTACTCCGTAACGAGGGGGTCGAGCCGATGGGGCGCGGCCGAGCGAAGGCCAAGCAGACACGCGTGGCCCGTGAGCTCAAGTACAGCTCACCGAACACCGATCTCTCCGCCTTGCAGCGCGAGCTGACCGGCTCGCCGTCGACGTACACCGCGCCCTCCCGGGCGAGCACGGATGACGACGACGACGAGGACGACTACACCGACCGCTGGGCGGACGGTGACGACGACGACGGCCTGGACGGCGTAGCCGCCAGCCGGTAGCCGGCGGGCACGGTCCCGTCGACACGGTCGGACCGGACGACGCCGCGACTCCCCCGGGAGTCGCGGCGTCGCCGTGCGCACCCGATCCCGCCTTTATCACGATATTGGCGGAACGAGGACCGGGTCCTCCCTCAGCCGCGGTAGGTGCCGACCAGCCGGGCGGGGTCGGCGCCGGTCCGGGGGCCGACGGTGCCGACGACCCACGCGGGCACGCCACGGGCACCCAGGGCGGCCACCACGTCGTCGGCGACGGCCGGGTCGACCGCGGCCACCATGCCGACGCCGCAGTTGAACGCCCGCTCGGACTCCGCGCGCGGCACGCCGTGCTCCTCCAGGAGCGCGACGGCCGCCGGCAGCGCCCAGGTGCCGCGGTCGAGCACGGCAGTGAGCCCGTCGGGGACGACCCGCGCGGTGTTGCCGGCGAGCCCGCCGCCGGTGATGTGCGCGTAGGCGTGCACGCCGTCGACGCCGAAGCGGTCCACCAGCGCGAGGCAGTCCAGCGCGTAGACGCGCGTGGGCTCGAGCAGCACCTCGCCCAGTGGGCGGTCCAGCCCGGCCGGCGTCGCGGCGAGGTCCAGCCCGGCCGCGGCGACCACCCGGCGCACCAGCGAGAAGCCGTTGGAGTGGAAGCCCGACGACGCCATCGCCACGACGGCGTCGCCGTCCCGGACCCGCTCGGGGCCCAGCACCGCGTCGGCCTCCACGACGCCCACGGCGGTCGCGGCCAGGTCGTAGTCGTCGGGGGCCATCAGGTCGCCGTGCTCGGCGGTCTCCCCGCCGACCAGCGCCGCCCCGGCCAGCCGGCAGCCGGTGGCGATGCCGGTGACGATGGCGGCGACGCGCTCGGGCACCACCTGCCCGCAGGCCACGTAGTCCTGCAGGAACAGCGGCTCCGCGCCGCAGGCGACCAGGTCGTCGACGACCATCGCGACCAGGTCGATGCCGACGGTGTCGTGCCGGTCCAGCTGCCGGGCCAGCGCGGTCTTGGTGCCGACGC
This window of the Geodermatophilus sp. DSM 44513 genome carries:
- a CDS encoding MBL fold metallo-hydrolase, translating into MRTPEDPRSTWQLPAPGMMPRTADLEPLVTRVLAPNPSPMTLDGTNSYLVGAPGSGQAVLVDPGPDDPAHLAAVDAALAARDARCVAVLVTHHHGDHAEAALPWGQRFGAEVGAADARVAGPGGRVLAAGERLTLAGTALDVVPTPGHTADHLAFRLESGAVLVGDHVLGRGTSVVTHPEGDVLAYLASLRRVHDLGPSALYCGHGPELTEDPGAVLDFYLAHRAFREQQLLAAVVRGGGTVDALVADVYADVPRELWPAAAQSTRATLAKLAAEGHAVLDGDRVSLP
- a CDS encoding M23 family metallopeptidase, which encodes MLAGVVTATVVLTGAAPVSAAPEPPNPTDEQLGEAQSSQDAAAAEVGRIGALVAQAESELERYAYQAEAAGTAYLAAEEALVQAQAEAARTALELEAAVAAVDAAMARIAGFSRDSYMNGNTLSTAAALLDADGPAELVQTAAMLDYVSANHLDVLGQLEIAQVQQANADSAARAARDKTAQAEAAAAAAKAEADRQLSAQRAAYDQVSAQKADYEAQLQAAEIELLRLQGARNAFEEWQAQKAAEEAAAAEAARRAEQEAAAAAAAARAAARSQSSGSGSSSSSSSSSSSSSSSSSGGSGPYVTPTSGRTSSCYGMRWGTLHGGVDIAAPIGTPIYAAHSGVVARAGTATGFGYAVYIRGDDGAITVYGHVNEYFVSAGERVVAGERIATVGNRGQSTGPHLHFEVHPGGALHGGQVDPVPWLRARGASISGC
- a CDS encoding ATP-binding cassette domain-containing protein, encoding MNPPLVELRDVGKDFGAVIALDGVSTTVRAGEVTCVLGDNGAGKSTLIKVLAGVHRPDRGQLLLDGVPVQFSAPRDALDAGIATVYQDLAMIPLMAIWRNFFLGAEPTRGRGPFRRFDTAHAREVTRRELLAMGIDIRDPDQPVGTLSGGERQSVAIARAVHFGARVLILDEPTSALGVKQAGIVLRYIAQARDRGVGVVFITHNPHHAHPVGDRFLLLGRGRGLGDLAKGEVSVEELTRLMSGGSELDRLAGELGRPAG
- a CDS encoding ABC transporter permease, whose amino-acid sequence is MAVFVFFAAQSSVFRSLGGVANWLDPASTLGIMAVAVALLMIGGHFDLSAGVMTGTTALTVGIVATELDQNIWVAIAVALVLALALGFCNGWLVTRTGLPSFIITLGSFLMLQGLNLGLTKTFTGTVSAGGIAEAPGYGGAEWVFASRVELAGVEFRIAIVWWLLATALATWVLLRTRFGNWVFATGGDEVAARNVGVPARRTTITLFMTTAVAAWFVGTTLAVRLTSVQANTGIGQELIYIVAAVIGGCLLTGGFGSAVGASLGALVFGMTQLGIVYLRWDADWFYFFLGAMLLLAVLANRAVRRYAEAARR
- a CDS encoding sugar ABC transporter substrate-binding protein — encoded protein: MAEPKRLLALVLAAPLLLAACTTGDGGDGGAAPDGGGTGAGGGGGGGGELSVAVVTHGSAGDAFWDVVQNGAEAAGEDLGVAVDYQSDGDPQRQSQLVDAAVNSGVDGIVVSMANPDALEDSVTAAVRAGIPVVTVNSGGDRSTEFGAIGHVGQDETVAGRGAGERLAADGTQNVLCVVHEAGNIGLEQRCAGAAEGLGRPLTPLQVDVNDLPGAQSTITSQLQADPSIDGVLALNSAVAGVAVDAVAAAGSEARVATFDLDQDVIAGIQAGDVAFAVDQQQYLQGYLPVSMVKLYAENLNTVGGGQPVLTGPAIVDAGTVDAIADLASAGTR
- a CDS encoding Glu/Leu/Phe/Val dehydrogenase — its product is MDVLRSGHEQVVFCSDPASGLRAVIAIHSTALGPALGGTRFHPYADEDAAVADALALSRAMTYKNSLAGLDLGGGKAVIIGDPHTDKTEALLRAYGRFVESLGGRYLTACDVGTYNADLDVVARETRFAHGRSTAHGGCGDSSVLTAHGVFQGMRAAAQHRWGKPSLAGRTVGVAGVGKVGSWLVDRLVEDGADVVVTDVDAGAVERVLARHPGVDAVSDTATLVRTPSDVYAPCALGGALDDATVAELEAEIVCGGANNQLAHAGTADELLRRGVLYAPDYLVNAGGVIQVEDERHGFSFARAEARATGIFDVALRVFRAADDAGVSPAVAADRLAEERIASVGRLATIRLPR
- a CDS encoding DUF3073 domain-containing protein, with product MGRGRAKAKQTRVARELKYSSPNTDLSALQRELTGSPSTYTAPSRASTDDDDDEDDYTDRWADGDDDDGLDGVAASR
- the purM gene encoding phosphoribosylformylglycinamidine cyclo-ligase, with the protein product MTEPGRFTYAASGVDIDAGERAVTLMRTAVEATNRPEVVGGLGGFAGLFALDTARYRRPLLASSTDGVGTKTALARQLDRHDTVGIDLVAMVVDDLVACGAEPLFLQDYVACGQVVPERVAAIVTGIATGCRLAGAALVGGETAEHGDLMAPDDYDLAATAVGVVEADAVLGPERVRDGDAVVAMASSGFHSNGFSLVRRVVAAAGLDLAATPAGLDRPLGEVLLEPTRVYALDCLALVDRFGVDGVHAYAHITGGGLAGNTARVVPDGLTAVLDRGTWALPAAVALLEEHGVPRAESERAFNCGVGMVAAVDPAVADDVVAALGARGVPAWVVGTVGPRTGADPARLVGTYRG